In Phacochoerus africanus isolate WHEZ1 chromosome 1, ROS_Pafr_v1, whole genome shotgun sequence, the following are encoded in one genomic region:
- the RNF180 gene encoding E3 ubiquitin-protein ligase RNF180 isoform X2, producing the protein MKRSKELITKNHNQEEISILRCWKCRKCIASSDCFMEYLEDQVIKDRNDSADDQNICHVWHMNIEALPEWITCLIQKAQWTVGKLNCPFCGARLGGFNFVSTPKCSCGQLAAVHLSKSRTDYQPTRADQLMRPSLKYLSHPRVQSGCDKETLLTGGTSKNRNHRLLNMAQNNNGPGRLTEALCLEARSTYFEMKKEKLLFNASDPKYRLFVPQLVSGRCTTRAFHRKSHSLDLNISERLTLLPTLYEIHRKSTAYPRLNETQPIDLSGLPLESSKNNCSFQISSSFDPNMLLQRFSVAPSETQTQRGEFQCGLEASTVYTDHAGSNSLTFLVDLPSAGRSMLEASDQEEHLSPLDFLHSGSFSLGAINQRLSKRERSKLKNLRRKQRRHERWLQKQAVPSLLFPYRAKHEGIVRLCCLLRLYSRDGKLIKDFG; encoded by the exons ATGAAGAGAAGTAAAGAATTGATAACTAAAAATcataatcaagaagaaataagtaTTCTTCGTTGTTGGAAATGTAGAAAATGTATAGCAAGTTCTGATTGTTTCATGGAATATCTTGAGGATCAAGTGATTAAG GATAGAAATGATTCAGCTGATGATCAAAACATTTGTCATGTGTGGCATATGAATATAGAAGCCCTTCCAGAATGGATTACCTGCCTAATCCAAAAA GCCCAATGGACAGTTGGAAAACTGAATTGCCCTTTCTGTGGGGCCCGTTTAGGGGGCTTTAATTTTGTCAGCACTCCAAAATGTTCCTGTGGCCAGCTTGCAGCTGTACATCTCTCCAAGAGCCGGACTGATTATCAGCCAACACGGGCAGACCAACTAATGAGACCATCGCTGAAATATTTGTCACATCCTAGAGTTCAATCAGGTTGTGACAAGGAAACTCTGCTGACAGGTGGCACCTCCAAAAACAGAAATCACAGGCTTTTAAACATGGCCCAAAATAATAATGGTCCTGGAAGATTAACAGAAGCACTCTGCCTGGAGGCACGGTCAACATATTttgagatgaagaaagaaaaactgctcTTCAATGCATCAGATCCAAAATATCGTCTTTTTGTTCCACAGCTTGTGAGTGGCAGATGCACTACGAGAGCTTTTCATAGAAAATCCCATAGTTTGGATCTGAACATCAGTGAGAGACTGACTTTATTACCCACTTTATATGAAATACATCGTAAGAGTACCGCCTATCCCAGGCTAAATGAAACGCAGCCTATTGACCTTTCAGGCTTGCCTTTAGAATCTAGTAAAAATAACTGTTCCTTTCAGATTTCATCCAGTTTTGATCCTAATATGCTGCTTCAAAGATTTTCAGTGGCTCCCAGTGAGACCCAGACACAAAGAGGAGAATTTCAGTGTGGTCTAGAAGCTTCCACAGTCTACACTGACCATGCTGGTTCTAACAGCCTGACTTTTCTGGTGGACCTGCCCTCAGCTGGCAGAAGCATGCTGGAAGCCTCGGACCAGGAAGAGCACCTCTCACCTCTGGACTTCCTGCACTCGGGCAGTTTTTCACTGGGTGCCATTAATCAGAGGCTCAGTAAGAGAGAAAGGAGCAAGCTGAAGAATCTCAGACGGAAACAACGAAGGCATGAAAGATGGCTGCAGAAGCAG
- the RNF180 gene encoding E3 ubiquitin-protein ligase RNF180 isoform X3 produces the protein MKRSKELITKNHNQEEISILRCWKCRKCIASSDCFMEYLEDQVIKDRNDSADDQNICHVWHMNIEALPEWITCLIQKAQWTVGKLNCPFCGARLGGFNFVSTPKCSCGQLAAVHLSKSRTDYQPTRADQLMRPSLKYLSHPRVQSGCDKETLLTGGTSKNRNHRLLNMAQNNNGPGRLTEALCLEARSTYFEMKKEKLLFNASDPKYRLFVPQLVSGRCTTRAFHRKSHSLDLNISERLTLLPTLYEIHRKSTAYPRLNETQPIDLSGLPLESSKNNCSFQISSSFDPNMLLQRFSVAPSETQTQRGEFQCGLEASTVYTDHAGSNSLTFLVDLPSAGRSMLEASDQEEHLSPLDFLHSGSFSLGAINQRLSKRERSKLKNLRRKQRRHERWLQKQGKIPEE, from the exons ATGAAGAGAAGTAAAGAATTGATAACTAAAAATcataatcaagaagaaataagtaTTCTTCGTTGTTGGAAATGTAGAAAATGTATAGCAAGTTCTGATTGTTTCATGGAATATCTTGAGGATCAAGTGATTAAG GATAGAAATGATTCAGCTGATGATCAAAACATTTGTCATGTGTGGCATATGAATATAGAAGCCCTTCCAGAATGGATTACCTGCCTAATCCAAAAA GCCCAATGGACAGTTGGAAAACTGAATTGCCCTTTCTGTGGGGCCCGTTTAGGGGGCTTTAATTTTGTCAGCACTCCAAAATGTTCCTGTGGCCAGCTTGCAGCTGTACATCTCTCCAAGAGCCGGACTGATTATCAGCCAACACGGGCAGACCAACTAATGAGACCATCGCTGAAATATTTGTCACATCCTAGAGTTCAATCAGGTTGTGACAAGGAAACTCTGCTGACAGGTGGCACCTCCAAAAACAGAAATCACAGGCTTTTAAACATGGCCCAAAATAATAATGGTCCTGGAAGATTAACAGAAGCACTCTGCCTGGAGGCACGGTCAACATATTttgagatgaagaaagaaaaactgctcTTCAATGCATCAGATCCAAAATATCGTCTTTTTGTTCCACAGCTTGTGAGTGGCAGATGCACTACGAGAGCTTTTCATAGAAAATCCCATAGTTTGGATCTGAACATCAGTGAGAGACTGACTTTATTACCCACTTTATATGAAATACATCGTAAGAGTACCGCCTATCCCAGGCTAAATGAAACGCAGCCTATTGACCTTTCAGGCTTGCCTTTAGAATCTAGTAAAAATAACTGTTCCTTTCAGATTTCATCCAGTTTTGATCCTAATATGCTGCTTCAAAGATTTTCAGTGGCTCCCAGTGAGACCCAGACACAAAGAGGAGAATTTCAGTGTGGTCTAGAAGCTTCCACAGTCTACACTGACCATGCTGGTTCTAACAGCCTGACTTTTCTGGTGGACCTGCCCTCAGCTGGCAGAAGCATGCTGGAAGCCTCGGACCAGGAAGAGCACCTCTCACCTCTGGACTTCCTGCACTCGGGCAGTTTTTCACTGGGTGCCATTAATCAGAGGCTCAGTAAGAGAGAAAGGAGCAAGCTGAAGAATCTCAGACGGAAACAACGAAGGCATGAAAGATGGCTGCAGAAGCAG